A region from the Aegilops tauschii subsp. strangulata cultivar AL8/78 chromosome 5, Aet v6.0, whole genome shotgun sequence genome encodes:
- the LOC109754372 gene encoding BTB/POZ domain-containing protein At3g50840: MMQGSRKAKGKREVAREEQPQQHSPKGQAWFCTTGLPSDVVIEVGDMTFHLHKFPLMSKSKKIHDLIMNKESSLARHAGGGEEEEEDEGAGEIREEQVVLEADEEADAHRIRLPDFPGGAEAFELAAKFCYGVKLDLTPATAAPLRCAAERLGMSDDHAEDNLVSRADRFMSHTVLRNPRDAIRALKSCEDLLPLADDLGLVSRCVDAIAAKAAASTPTALFGWPINDAGAADRPRHKKNAGAGATSTLFDDLAGLSLATFTRVIAAMRERGVGPEVLEGALIAYAKRSIPGLSRSDRHTGGGGAAAAAAPRSADGDQKALLETVIVNLPEETIKSSAHTGTVVGATTARVLFGLLRTANILQASEASRDMLERRVASRLPDAAVDDLLIPSYSYLVETLYDVECVERIVRHFLEGRGGVEEVDEEGSEAETPGREASRRAMLAVGRLMDAYLGEIATDANLKTDKFCDLAWALPDGARVYDDGLYRAVDIYIKAHPALREEEKEKVSGVVDGRKLTLEACTHAAQNERLPLRTVVQVLFFEQLQLRRAIARTIVANEGGAAGQGEEDGDSDGGRTWRVATRGNQMLRLDMDSMRNRVQELERECTTMRKAIQKIDRRGGAAGDRGAAAPAAEGRWGSMVTKRFGCKFPAQVCQSQPRSVVARPRRARIEQSP; encoded by the exons ATGATGCAGGGGAGCAGGAAGGCCAAGGGCAAGAGGGAGGTGGCCCGGGAGGAGCAGCCGCAGCAGCACAGCCCCAAGGGCCAAGCATG GTTCTGCACCACGGGGCTGCCCAGCGACGTCGTGATCGAGGTGGGCGACATGACCTTCCATCTCCACAAG TTCCCGCTAATGTCGAAGAGCAAGAAGATCCACGACCTGATTATGAACAAGGAATCGAGCCTGGCGAGGCATGCcgggggaggggaggaggaagaggaggatgaGGGGGCAGGGGAGATCAGGGAGGAGCAGGTGGTGctggaggcggacgaggaggccGACGCGCACCGCATCCGCCTCCCGGACTTCCCCGGCGGCGCCGAGGCGTTCGAGCTGGCCGCCAAGTTCTGCTACGGCGTCAAGCTCGACCTCACGCCGGCCACCGCCGCGCCGCTGCGCTGCGCCGCCGAGCGCCTCGGCATGTCCGACGACCACGCAGAGGACAACCTCGTCTCCCGCGCCGACCGCTTCATGTCGCACACCGTGCTCAGGAACCCCAGGGACGCCATCCGCGCGCTCAAGTCCTGCGAGGACCTCCTCCCCCTCGCCGACGACCTCGGCCTCGTGTCCCGCTGCGTGGACGCCATTGCGGCCAAGGCCGCCGCGTCCACGCCCACCGCGCTCTTCGGCTGGCCCATCAACGACGCGGGAGCCGCCGACCGCCCCCGCCACAAGAAAAATGCCGGCGCCGGGGCCACGTCCACgctgttcgacgacctcgccggcTTGTCCCTGGCCACGTTCACCCGTGTCATTGCCGCCATGAGGGAGCGGGGCGTCGGCCCGGAGGTCCTCGAGGGGGCTCTCATTGCCTACGCCAAGCGGTCCATCCCCGGGCTGTCACGCTCTGACCGGCACACAGGCGGTGGCGGCGCCGCCGCGGCTGCCGCCCCCCGGTCAGCGGATGGCGACCAGAAGGCGCTTCTCGAGACCGTCATTGTCAACCTCCCCGAGGAGACCATCAAGAGCAGTGCCCACACCGGCACGGTAGTGGGCGCCACCACCGCGCGCGTCCTGTTCGGCCTCCTGCGCACGGCAAACATTCTCCAGGCATCAGAGGCTTCCCGTGACATGCTGGAGCGGCGCGTGGCCTCCAGGCTACCCGACGCGGCCGTCGACGACCTGCTCATCCCGAGCTACTCGTACCTGGTGGAGACGCTCTACGACGTGGAGTGCGTGGAGCGCATCGTGCGGCACTTCCTCGAGGGCCGAGgcggcgtcgaggaggtcgacgaggagggcAGCGAGGCGGAGACGCCGGGCAGAGAGGCCAGCAGACGAGCCATGCTGGCCGTGGGCAGGCTGATGGACGCCTACCTGGGGGAGATCGCCACGGACGCCAACCTGAAGACGGACAAGTTCTGCGACCTCGCCTGGGCATTGCCGGACGGCGCCCGCGTCTACGACGACGGCCTTTACCGTGCCGTCGACATCTACATCAAG GCACATCCAGCGCtgagggaggaggagaaggagaaggtgAGCGGCGTGGTGGACGGGCGCAAGCTGACGCTAGAGGCGTGCACGCACGCGGCGCAGAACGAACGGCTGCCGCTGCGGACGGTGGTGCAGGTGCTCTTCTTCGAGCAGCTCCAGCTGCGCCGGGCCATCGCGCGGACGATCGTGGCGAATGAAGGCGGTGCGGCAGGCCAAGGAGAGGAAGACGGCGACAGTGATGGCGGCCGGACATGGCGGGTGGCGACGAGGGGGAACCAAATGCTCAGGCTGGACATGGACAGCATGCGGAACCGGGTGCAGGAGCTGGAGCGCGAGTGCACCACCATGAGGAAAGCCATCCAGAAGATAGACCGCCGAGGCGGCGCCGCCGGGGACAGAGGAGCGGCGGCACCGGCCGCGGAGGGCAGGTGGGGCTCAATGGTGACCAAGAGGTTCGGATGCAAGTTCCCGGCGCAGGTCTGCCAGTCACAGCCGCGGTCCGTGGTGGCGCGGCCTCGCCGGGCACGGATTGAGCAGAGCCCCTGA
- the LOC109754374 gene encoding uncharacterized protein, whose translation MLISPGLAAPAASHPSHFLTAASLGDRATLGGLVQPAATTSKTRCYSRSRSRPLLRCATADATSVAGSVSTSDTQCRLDRDELRGVCQEPDLEGAVNLLDEMLRRRGGNGSSGQLAPEEQAAVLQCYVDALSLASLRRGHRLLSKSTSRYSGIAAPIVHRIATLYCKLGAPADARRVLEGASRPAPGKPADAAQAKRKEAYEKVRELHEEIRAAGYVPDTRFVLHDIDEAAKERALMYHSERLAIAFGLVSTPPGTPLRVMKNLRICGDCHSAVKLIAKVTGREIIVRDNKRFHHFKDGGCSCGDYW comes from the coding sequence ATGCTAATATCTCCAGGACTCGCGGCACCGGCGGCGTCTCACCCGTCCCATTTCCTCACCGCCGCCAGCCTCGGCGACCGCGCTACTCTAGGCGGCCTCGTTCAACCGGCCGCAACGACGTCGAAGACCCGCTGCTACAGCCGCAGTCGCAGCCGCCCGCTGCTCCGCTGTGCGACCGCCGACGCCACTTCTGTTGCGGGCAGCGTATCGACCAGTGACACTCAGTGCCGCCTGGACCGCGACGAGCTCCGCGGGGTCTGCCAAGAGCCCGACCTCGAGGGAGCAGTcaacctgctcgacgaaatgcttCGCCGGAGGGGAGGCAACGGCTCGTCGGGCCAACTCGCGCCGGAAGAGCAGGCAGCGGTCCTCCAGTGCTACGTCGACGCGCTCTCGCTGGCCTCCCTCAGACGAGGCCACCGCCTGCTCTCCAAGTCCACGTCCCGGTACTCCGGGATCGCCGCGCCCATCGTGCACAGGATCGCCACGCTGTACTGCAAGCTCGGCGCCCCCGCCGACGCGCGCCGCGTCCTCGAGGGAGCGTCGAGGCCGGCGCCGGGGAAGCCCGCGGACGCGGCGCAGGCCAAGCGGAAGGAGGCCTACGAGAAGGTTCGCGAGCTGCACGAGGAAATACGCGCGGCGGGGTACGTGCCGGACACCCGCTTCGTGCTGCACGACATCGACGAGGCCGCCAAGGAGCGCGCGCTCATGTACCACAGCGAGCGCCTGGCCATCGCCTTCGGGCTGGTGAGCACGCCGCCCGGCACGCCGCTGCGGGTCATGAAGAACCTCCGCATCTGCGGGGACTGCCACAGCGCCGTCAAGCTCATCGCCAAGGTGACCGGCCGCGAGATCATCGTCAGGGACAACAAGCGGTTCCACCATTTCAAGGACGGCGGCTGCTCCTGCGGGGATTACTGGTGA